In a genomic window of Pelotomaculum thermopropionicum SI:
- a CDS encoding Uncharacterized vancomycin resistance protein → MLPVKITRIIYGLLIAAAVVIPLVLFSSGFFAAVSKRVLPGIEVMGISLEGLNKAEGLARLAELEKELRATRVLLRYQEDSWPLLLNEVGFNLNEEEIMEAALSAGRSGPLLQRWQERKRFKKTGLSLKPVIEFDREKLAGRVNELAAKIIVKPRDASFQINSDDTVTIIPGSNGIGVDLGKLEEDIINVLSEGKKREVNLSLTTVPPARSTELLESMGVKGLLASYTTSFDPSKTSRTYNISVAAKAFDELLIRPGHEVSFNKVVGPRSSEAGYKTAPIIVNNEFVDGLGGGVCQVSTTLYNCVLLANLDIIERSNHSIPVSYVPIGRDATVVYDAIDFKFRNNTGDYLYVKSYVSNGHITFKMYGNTAYKRDVSVNTWIVKEIEPKTVYETDPNLPKGEQVVKQEGSKGFIVAAERVVRKNGVVEKREMLPSSDYSPVNKIIAVGVMERAVPQIAPSTPAPSPVRLNEQVSGSQGNAAVTGPAGPGGSDGDQAPASGSGSPAVMVIPGSKPPAGGGDAGGSRAPGGWSAPPERNGASP, encoded by the coding sequence TTGCTGCCGGTTAAAATAACCCGCATCATTTACGGCCTTTTAATTGCCGCCGCCGTTGTAATACCGCTGGTGTTATTCAGTTCAGGCTTTTTTGCCGCTGTGTCTAAAAGGGTTTTGCCAGGGATCGAAGTTATGGGCATCAGCCTTGAAGGGCTGAATAAAGCCGAGGGCCTGGCCAGGCTGGCGGAACTGGAAAAGGAGCTCCGGGCAACCAGGGTGCTGCTCAGGTACCAGGAGGATAGCTGGCCCCTGTTGCTTAACGAAGTAGGATTTAACTTAAACGAGGAAGAAATCATGGAAGCCGCCCTTAGCGCCGGCAGGAGCGGCCCCCTGCTGCAGCGCTGGCAGGAAAGAAAACGCTTTAAGAAAACAGGCCTGTCCTTAAAGCCGGTAATCGAATTCGACAGGGAGAAACTGGCCGGGCGGGTTAATGAACTGGCCGCGAAAATTATAGTTAAGCCCAGGGATGCTTCTTTTCAAATAAACAGCGACGACACGGTGACGATAATTCCCGGCAGTAACGGCATTGGCGTCGATCTGGGCAAACTGGAAGAAGATATTATCAATGTTTTAAGCGAAGGAAAAAAACGCGAGGTGAATCTCTCCCTGACCACCGTGCCGCCGGCCCGCTCCACCGAGCTGCTTGAATCAATGGGCGTCAAAGGCCTTCTGGCCAGCTATACCACCAGTTTCGACCCTTCCAAAACAAGCCGCACCTACAACATCAGCGTGGCGGCAAAGGCTTTTGACGAACTGCTGATCCGGCCGGGACACGAGGTTTCTTTTAACAAGGTGGTTGGCCCCCGCAGCTCGGAGGCCGGTTATAAAACCGCTCCGATAATAGTTAACAATGAATTCGTAGACGGCCTGGGGGGCGGGGTATGCCAGGTATCGACCACCCTGTATAACTGCGTTCTGCTGGCCAACCTCGACATTATAGAGCGTTCCAATCACTCCATTCCGGTCAGCTATGTTCCCATCGGGCGCGATGCAACCGTAGTTTATGATGCCATCGATTTTAAGTTTCGCAATAATACCGGAGATTATTTATACGTAAAATCGTATGTCTCAAACGGCCACATTACGTTTAAAATGTACGGCAACACTGCTTACAAAAGGGATGTTTCGGTAAATACCTGGATCGTCAAGGAAATTGAGCCCAAGACGGTTTATGAAACCGACCCCAACCTCCCCAAAGGCGAACAGGTAGTCAAGCAGGAAGGATCAAAAGGTTTTATAGTGGCGGCAGAGCGGGTGGTAAGGAAAAACGGGGTAGTGGAAAAGAGGGAAATGCTTCCGTCCAGCGACTACAGCCCCGTTAATAAGATTATCGCGGTAGGGGTGATGGAGAGGGCCGTGCCGCAGATTGCCCCCTCCACCCCTGCTCCTTCTCCGGTCCGGTTAAACGAGCAGGTTTCCGGCAGCCAGGGGAATGCGGCTGTAACCGGGCCGGCCGGCCCCGGCGGGAGTGACGGGGATCAGGCACCCGCTTCAGGCAGCGGCAGCCCGGCCGTTATGGTCATTCCGGGCTCCAAACCGCCCGCGGGCGGCGGGGATGCCGGCGGAAGCAGAGCGCCCGGCGGCTGGAGCGCACCGCCGGAACGGAACGGCGCGTCACCGTAA